The Herpetosiphonaceae bacterium genome window below encodes:
- a CDS encoding S1 RNA-binding domain-containing protein: MTDEERTPTQADEQAQGAQAEQANAEETAAASDQEQTEGQGMLSKLADVARSAATTVAETAKDVAGAVADRAPSVAENIVGAAKHLVGQEHTHADDGSTVETSETGAEQPSAQADEGSSIVETVSDAAQAAVDQVRRTGARVYGVVASTVGADQSQGGETEQAAPTAEAGEAAGASFEPTEESAKGGKPRRFKDVQPGMQLEGKVTSIALYGVFVDVGVGRDGLVHISEMSDSRIEAPTDLVQIDDPVTVWVKSVDTEARRISLTMRDPNRPKPQRERRGPRKPEVDRDRLSQMKPGDTIEGLISSLAPFGAFVDIGVGKDGLVHISELAEGRVDKPEDAVQVGERYTFKVLEVDPEGKRISLSLRRALRSQRMQQLEPGTILDGTVSGLAPFGAFVDVGVGRDGLVHISELSDQRVGSVEEAVKVGDKVQVKVIEVDPNSKRISLTMRVEEPLPNERERPTPAPRATGYTPEAAEGGYPVPSFNEYTPADASRAGSRGGDARGGGRGEGRGDARGGRPGDARGGRGGGRGRDDRDASGRGGRLGGRSEGRGRREAQIYEPSEEVYTFEDPEEESFSGDATLEDLVSKFNAGKDRRKNRRDYEEEEEEGGNDRGRRDAIRRTLAMRDEE, from the coding sequence ATGACGGACGAGGAGCGGACCCCAACGCAGGCCGATGAGCAGGCACAGGGGGCACAGGCGGAGCAGGCCAACGCAGAAGAAACCGCGGCGGCCAGCGATCAGGAGCAGACGGAAGGCCAGGGCATGCTGTCGAAGCTCGCCGATGTGGCGAGGAGCGCAGCCACTACCGTGGCCGAGACGGCCAAAGACGTTGCGGGAGCGGTCGCTGATCGCGCTCCCAGTGTTGCCGAGAACATCGTCGGCGCGGCCAAGCATTTGGTCGGGCAGGAGCATACCCATGCGGACGACGGCAGCACAGTCGAAACCAGCGAGACGGGAGCGGAGCAGCCGAGCGCCCAGGCTGATGAAGGCTCCTCGATCGTCGAGACGGTCAGCGACGCGGCGCAGGCTGCGGTGGATCAGGTACGGCGCACTGGTGCCCGTGTCTATGGGGTCGTGGCCTCGACGGTTGGAGCCGACCAGTCGCAGGGCGGTGAAACCGAGCAGGCAGCGCCGACGGCGGAAGCTGGCGAAGCGGCGGGCGCAAGCTTCGAGCCAACCGAGGAGTCGGCCAAGGGCGGCAAGCCCCGGCGGTTCAAAGACGTTCAGCCGGGCATGCAGCTCGAAGGCAAGGTGACGAGCATCGCGCTGTACGGCGTCTTTGTGGATGTGGGCGTGGGCCGTGACGGCCTGGTTCATATCTCGGAGATGAGCGACTCGCGGATCGAAGCGCCGACCGATCTGGTGCAGATCGACGATCCGGTGACGGTCTGGGTCAAGAGCGTCGATACCGAGGCGCGGCGCATCAGCCTGACGATGCGTGATCCGAACCGGCCCAAGCCGCAGCGTGAGCGCCGAGGGCCGCGCAAGCCCGAAGTCGATCGCGACCGGCTTTCGCAGATGAAGCCTGGCGACACGATCGAGGGCCTGATCAGCAGCCTCGCACCGTTCGGCGCCTTCGTGGACATCGGCGTCGGCAAGGACGGCCTGGTCCACATCTCGGAGCTGGCCGAGGGCCGCGTCGATAAGCCCGAAGATGCGGTGCAGGTCGGCGAGCGCTACACATTCAAGGTGCTGGAGGTCGATCCCGAAGGCAAGCGCATCAGCCTCAGCCTGCGGCGCGCGCTGCGCAGCCAGCGCATGCAGCAGCTTGAGCCCGGCACAATCCTCGACGGAACGGTCAGCGGCCTCGCGCCGTTTGGCGCGTTCGTGGATGTGGGCGTGGGCCGCGACGGCCTGGTCCATATCTCGGAGCTGTCCGACCAGCGCGTCGGCAGCGTCGAGGAGGCGGTGAAGGTCGGCGACAAGGTGCAGGTCAAGGTGATCGAGGTCGATCCGAACTCGAAGCGCATCAGCCTGACCATGCGCGTCGAGGAGCCGCTGCCGAACGAGCGGGAGCGCCCGACACCAGCGCCGCGCGCGACGGGCTACACGCCCGAAGCAGCCGAGGGTGGCTATCCTGTGCCGAGCTTCAACGAGTACACGCCCGCCGACGCGAGTCGTGCCGGTAGTCGCGGTGGCGACGCTCGTGGTGGCGGGCGCGGCGAAGGCCGTGGCGACGCTCGTGGTGGTCGTCCTGGCGATGCTCGTGGTGGCCGTGGCGGCGGACGTGGCCGCGACGATCGCGATGCGTCGGGCCGTGGCGGTCGCCTGGGCGGTCGCTCCGAAGGACGCGGTCGCCGCGAGGCGCAGATCTACGAGCCGTCGGAGGAAGTGTACACCTTTGAGGACCCCGAAGAGGAAAGCTTCTCCGGCGACGCGACGCTTGAAGATCTGGTGTCGAAGTTCAACGCGGGCAAGGATCGCCGCAAGAACCGCCGCGATTATGAGGAAGAAGAAGAAGAGGGCGGCAACGACCGTGGTCGCCGCGACGCAATTCGCCGCACGCTTGCCATGCGCGACGAAGAGTAA
- a CDS encoding CvpA family protein has protein sequence MFVDLLLLFGFIVITAVGFFQGTIKIVLALVTFYASVILASLYFKFASLYMVRRGTSAVVADAISFFLILVICFILLLAAALYTFRYVRFPGRLEFVDRIIGVMLGVILGVVFMSIVGMVLQFLFISNSIGDPYPITRSLQNSTRTSTLLPLLINNILPQVFSLVAPFLPESALPFFRPR, from the coding sequence ATGTTTGTTGATCTCCTGCTGCTCTTCGGCTTCATCGTCATCACTGCGGTTGGCTTCTTTCAGGGCACGATCAAAATTGTGCTTGCGCTCGTCACGTTTTACGCCAGTGTGATCTTAGCCAGCCTGTACTTTAAGTTCGCCTCGCTGTACATGGTCCGGCGCGGCACCAGCGCGGTCGTCGCGGATGCCATCAGCTTTTTCCTGATCCTGGTGATCTGTTTCATCCTGCTGCTGGCCGCCGCGCTGTATACGTTTCGCTACGTCCGTTTTCCGGGGCGGCTTGAGTTTGTCGATCGGATTATCGGCGTGATGCTCGGCGTAATCCTGGGCGTGGTCTTTATGAGCATCGTCGGGATGGTGCTGCAATTCCTGTTTATTTCCAATAGCATCGGCGATCCGTACCCGATCACGCGCTCGCTCCAGAATAGCACGCGCACCTCCACGCTGCTGCCGCTGCTGATCAACAATATCTTGCCACAGGTCTTTAGCCTGGTCGCGCCATTCCTGCCTGAGTCCGCGCTGCCGTTCTTCAGGCCCAGGTAG
- a CDS encoding VWA domain-containing protein translates to MSVAPREAGAQDDTSGQNKGDKTVAPAQPFKVRRLSTQADRQQRRAGGKRSKSRTKRKSGRYISSRQTSERITDLALDATLRAAAPYQRQRRARTKKRRAVLLERPDYRQKVRVRRTRNAICFVVDASWSMAAEQRMQATKSAVLSLLRDAYQRRDRVGLVSFQRDAARVLLPLTNSVDLAERRLRSMPTGGKTPLTHGLLLGFELLDRARRRDPEVLPLMVVLTDGQANVSLTGMRPQEEAYRIADYIAETGIEAIVIDTEHPSFVRGLAQSLAQHLQALYYHIANLGDQALVEVVRQQTR, encoded by the coding sequence GTGTCGGTCGCGCCGCGTGAGGCCGGTGCTCAGGACGATACCAGCGGCCAGAACAAAGGCGACAAAACGGTCGCTCCGGCGCAGCCGTTCAAGGTGCGGCGGCTGAGCACCCAGGCCGATCGACAGCAGCGCCGCGCGGGCGGCAAGCGCTCGAAATCGCGCACCAAGCGCAAGAGCGGTCGGTACATTTCCAGCCGCCAGACGAGCGAGCGGATCACCGATCTGGCGCTCGACGCGACGCTCCGCGCGGCGGCACCGTACCAGCGCCAGCGCCGCGCCCGCACGAAGAAGCGGCGGGCCGTGCTGCTGGAACGACCGGACTACCGGCAGAAGGTGCGGGTGCGACGAACCCGCAACGCGATCTGCTTCGTGGTAGACGCAAGCTGGTCGATGGCGGCGGAGCAGCGGATGCAGGCAACCAAAAGCGCGGTGCTCTCGCTGCTCAGAGATGCGTATCAGCGCCGCGACCGGGTTGGGCTGGTTTCGTTCCAGCGCGACGCCGCGCGCGTGCTCTTACCGCTCACCAACAGCGTCGATCTGGCGGAGCGGCGGCTGCGCTCGATGCCGACCGGCGGCAAGACGCCGCTGACACACGGCCTGCTGCTCGGCTTCGAGCTGCTGGATCGGGCGCGGCGACGCGATCCGGAGGTGTTGCCGCTGATGGTCGTCTTGACGGACGGGCAGGCCAATGTCTCATTGACCGGCATGCGTCCGCAGGAGGAGGCGTATCGGATCGCCGACTATATCGCCGAGACAGGCATCGAGGCGATCGTGATCGATACCGAGCATCCCAGCTTTGTGCGGGGCCTTGCACAGTCGCTGGCTCAACATTTGCAGGCGCTATACTATCACATCGCCAACTTAGGCGATCAGGCGCTCGTCGAAGTGGTGCGACAGCAAACACGTTAA
- a CDS encoding DUF2203 domain-containing protein, which yields MDEHFYSVAEANALLPYVRSLVERMLTAREQILLLQPELWTVIQAAVFNGGSKTASDVTRYIVVIQDAIYKLRALNILVKDVNTGLIDFPAERDGLPIYLCWQYDEPSVQFWHDVDSGFAGRQRIDETF from the coding sequence ATGGATGAGCATTTCTATTCTGTGGCGGAGGCGAATGCCCTGCTGCCCTACGTCCGCAGCCTCGTCGAAAGGATGTTGACGGCCCGCGAGCAGATCTTGCTGCTGCAACCGGAGCTATGGACGGTGATCCAGGCGGCGGTCTTCAACGGCGGAAGCAAAACGGCCTCGGATGTCACCCGCTATATCGTCGTCATTCAGGATGCGATCTACAAGCTGCGCGCGCTCAATATCCTGGTCAAAGATGTGAACACCGGCCTGATCGATTTTCCGGCTGAGCGCGACGGTCTGCCGATCTATTTGTGCTGGCAGTACGACGAGCCCTCGGTGCAGTTCTGGCACGATGTCGATAGCGGATTTGCCGGTCGGCAGCGGATCGACGAGACGTTTTAG
- a CDS encoding ATP-binding protein: MPTIITNRPVYPFTAIVGQERLKRALLLNAINPRVGGVLIRGEKGTAKSTAVRALQRLLPMLRVVADCPFGDPPDDPQRMCDSCLSRLESGETLPVVERATRLVELPVNASEDRVVGSLDLEHALAEGQRRFEPGLLAEANRGILYVDEVNLLDDHLVDLLLDAAAMGVNTVEREGISVSHPARFILVGTMNPEEGELRPQLLDRFGLVVEIGGLREINDRVAIIQRRIAYDRDPIGFAAEWEPAELVLAQRIKEATKLLPSVKLTSMDMGIVARLAVELGVDGHRADLAILEAARTHAALEGRVTLTPVDIRIAAELALPHRMRRQPFVDVQLDEEKLGAIIQREAERTDGQEQEQKKKTS; the protein is encoded by the coding sequence TTGCCTACCATAATTACTAATCGTCCGGTCTATCCATTCACAGCTATTGTCGGACAGGAGCGTCTCAAGCGCGCCCTCCTGCTCAACGCGATCAACCCCCGTGTCGGCGGCGTCCTGATTCGCGGCGAGAAAGGCACCGCCAAGTCCACGGCTGTGCGCGCCTTGCAGCGGCTGCTCCCGATGCTGCGTGTCGTCGCCGACTGTCCATTTGGCGATCCGCCCGACGATCCGCAGCGCATGTGCGACTCGTGCCTGTCGCGGCTGGAATCCGGCGAGACGCTGCCGGTCGTCGAGCGCGCCACGCGGCTGGTCGAGCTGCCGGTCAACGCATCCGAAGACCGGGTGGTCGGCTCGCTCGATCTGGAACACGCGCTGGCCGAAGGACAGCGCCGGTTCGAGCCGGGGCTGCTGGCCGAGGCCAACCGGGGCATCCTGTACGTCGACGAGGTCAACCTGCTTGATGATCATCTGGTCGACCTGCTGCTGGATGCCGCCGCGATGGGCGTCAACACCGTCGAGCGCGAGGGCATCTCGGTATCGCATCCGGCGCGCTTCATCCTGGTCGGGACGATGAATCCCGAAGAGGGCGAGCTTCGACCGCAGTTGCTCGATCGCTTCGGTCTGGTCGTCGAGATCGGCGGCCTGCGCGAGATCAACGACCGCGTGGCGATCATCCAGCGCCGCATCGCCTACGATCGCGATCCGATCGGCTTCGCCGCCGAGTGGGAGCCCGCCGAGCTGGTGCTGGCGCAGCGGATCAAAGAGGCGACGAAGCTCCTGCCGAGCGTCAAGCTGACCTCGATGGACATGGGCATCGTCGCGCGGCTGGCGGTCGAGCTGGGCGTAGACGGGCATCGCGCCGATCTGGCGATTCTGGAGGCCGCGCGAACTCACGCGGCGCTCGAAGGCCGTGTGACGCTCACGCCGGTCGATATTCGCATCGCGGCTGAGCTGGCGTTGCCGCATCGCATGCGGCGTCAGCCATTCGTGGATGTGCAGCTCGACGAGGAGAAGCTCGGCGCGATCATCCAGCGCGAGGCCGAGCGCACCGACGGCCAGGAGCAGGAGCAAAAAAAAAAGACGAGCTGA
- a CDS encoding endonuclease MutS2 has product MTIEARTLHILEYAKIRERLAQQTAFSASRELALHLQPDDDIDAIRRAQRATTAARQLFDTYPDITIGGARDIRPAITQALRGGILDPGVLLDVAATLAATRQLRVRLLKLPDEPYGPLIDLGYALPELPEIEAAIERTVDPNGEILDSASPALGKIRAEIRIAHDRLMERLNGILGSSQYASALQEPIITVRDGRYVIPIKASGRRTLRGIVHDQSNTGATLFIEPLQTVELNNTWRELQIAEQQEIVRILQALSARIAEHGDATIAGVAALAEIDLLFAKGRYSSMLNCMEPEIVDLRSYQPTPSARPEDAPLYLRKARHPLLNPSTVVPTDVWLGGEFRVLLVTGPNTGGKTVALKTTGLLALMAQSGMHIPAGDRSRLPVLRHIFADIGDEQSIEQSLSTFSSHMTHIIAILDALDAAAPTTKPGGCLDALVLLDELGAGTDPTEGAALARAIIERILDSGALCIGTTHYAELKAYAHNTPNVHNASVEFDEETLRPTYRLQIGLPGRSNALAIASRLGLHPEIIARSRSFLSAETEQVEDMLASIAREREAAALEQRQAETIRAEAEQVRNQLQQELAELELEREQRLQAFERELDDELRSVRHELRRLREDTRSVSLTREWMQQAEERLKAAGDAAEQQRRERRRQQQPQAQPQQPQQQAPRPLQPGDQVHVASVKLDGEVLSIDPDANEAEVQVGGFRMTVDLRELRRRKGGGEQQRPAAVQVKVAPRVPSAPRDVSMQLDMRGMRASEIEALLDRYLNDAYLSNLAEVRLVHGKGTGALRKIVREVLATHPLVASYAPGVDGEGGDGVTVARLQRR; this is encoded by the coding sequence ATGACGATTGAAGCGCGCACACTTCATATTTTGGAATACGCTAAAATCCGCGAGCGGCTGGCGCAGCAGACCGCGTTCTCGGCCAGCCGCGAGCTTGCGCTGCACTTGCAGCCCGACGACGACATCGACGCGATCCGTCGCGCGCAGCGAGCCACCACTGCCGCGCGCCAGCTTTTCGACACCTATCCCGACATTACGATCGGCGGCGCGCGCGATATTCGTCCGGCGATCACCCAGGCGCTACGCGGCGGCATCCTCGATCCGGGCGTGCTGCTGGACGTGGCGGCGACGCTGGCGGCGACACGCCAGCTACGGGTGCGGCTGCTCAAGCTTCCCGACGAGCCGTACGGGCCGCTGATCGATCTGGGCTATGCGCTGCCGGAGCTGCCGGAGATCGAAGCCGCGATCGAGCGCACCGTCGATCCCAACGGCGAGATTCTGGACAGCGCCAGCCCTGCGCTCGGCAAAATTCGGGCGGAAATTCGTATCGCGCACGATCGGCTGATGGAGCGGCTGAACGGCATCCTGGGATCGTCGCAGTATGCCAGCGCGCTGCAAGAGCCGATCATCACGGTGCGCGATGGCCGCTATGTGATTCCGATCAAGGCCAGCGGACGCAGGACGCTGCGCGGCATCGTCCACGATCAGTCCAACACGGGCGCGACGCTCTTTATCGAGCCGCTGCAAACCGTCGAGCTGAACAATACCTGGCGCGAGCTGCAAATCGCCGAGCAGCAAGAGATCGTGCGCATTCTGCAAGCGCTGTCGGCGCGCATCGCGGAGCATGGCGACGCCACGATCGCGGGCGTTGCGGCGCTGGCGGAGATCGATCTGCTCTTTGCCAAGGGCCGCTACAGCTCGATGCTCAACTGCATGGAGCCGGAGATCGTCGATCTTCGGTCGTACCAGCCCACGCCGAGCGCGCGACCGGAGGATGCGCCGCTGTATCTGCGCAAGGCCCGCCACCCGCTGCTCAACCCGTCGACGGTGGTGCCGACCGACGTGTGGCTGGGCGGCGAGTTTCGCGTGCTGCTCGTCACCGGGCCAAACACCGGCGGCAAAACGGTCGCGCTCAAAACGACCGGGCTGCTGGCGCTGATGGCACAGTCGGGCATGCATATTCCGGCTGGCGATCGATCGCGGCTGCCGGTGCTGCGGCATATTTTCGCCGACATCGGCGACGAGCAGAGCATCGAGCAGAGCCTCTCGACCTTCTCGTCGCACATGACGCATATCATCGCGATTCTGGATGCGCTGGACGCTGCGGCGCCTACCACTAAGCCGGGAGGATGCCTGGACGCGCTGGTGCTGCTCGACGAGCTGGGCGCGGGCACCGATCCGACCGAGGGCGCGGCGCTGGCGCGGGCGATTATCGAGCGCATTCTGGACAGCGGCGCGCTCTGCATCGGCACGACGCACTACGCCGAGCTGAAGGCGTACGCGCATAACACGCCCAACGTCCACAATGCCTCGGTTGAGTTCGACGAGGAGACGCTGCGGCCTACCTACCGGCTTCAGATCGGCCTGCCCGGTCGCTCAAACGCGCTGGCGATTGCCTCGCGTCTGGGGCTGCATCCTGAGATCATCGCGCGGTCGCGCTCCTTCCTGTCGGCGGAAACCGAGCAGGTCGAAGATATGCTGGCGTCGATCGCCCGCGAGCGCGAGGCGGCGGCGCTTGAGCAGCGTCAGGCCGAGACGATTCGGGCCGAGGCGGAGCAGGTGCGTAATCAGCTCCAGCAGGAGCTAGCCGAGCTTGAGCTTGAGCGCGAGCAGCGGCTTCAGGCGTTCGAGCGCGAGCTGGACGACGAGCTACGCAGCGTCAGGCACGAGCTGCGGCGGCTGCGCGAGGATACACGCTCGGTGTCGCTCACTCGCGAGTGGATGCAGCAGGCCGAGGAGCGGCTGAAAGCGGCGGGCGATGCGGCGGAGCAGCAGCGGCGCGAACGCCGACGCCAGCAGCAGCCACAAGCACAGCCGCAGCAGCCACAGCAGCAAGCGCCGCGTCCGCTCCAGCCCGGCGATCAGGTGCATGTCGCCTCGGTCAAGCTCGACGGCGAGGTGCTCTCGATCGATCCCGATGCCAACGAGGCCGAGGTCCAGGTCGGCGGCTTCCGCATGACGGTCGATCTGCGCGAGCTGCGACGGCGCAAGGGCGGCGGCGAGCAGCAGCGTCCCGCAGCCGTGCAGGTGAAAGTCGCGCCCCGCGTGCCGAGCGCGCCCCGCGACGTGTCGATGCAGCTCGATATGCGCGGCATGCGGGCTAGCGAGATCGAGGCGCTTCTGGATCGCTACCTTAACGATGCGTATCTTTCCAACCTCGCCGAGGTCCGGCTGGTCCACGGCAAGGGCACCGGCGCGCTGCGGAAAATCGTACGCGAGGTGCTGGCGACACATCCGCTCGTCGCCTCGTACGCGCCCGGCGTGGACGGCGAGGGCGGCGATGGTGTGACGGTCGCGCGGTTGCAGCGGCGCTGA
- a CDS encoding SDR family NAD(P)-dependent oxidoreductase has product MLSVQDKVTIITGASRGIGRATARVFAAAGARVVLAARFSTELKSLAAELRASGAQVLMVPTDVADRAAAHALVERAIAEWGRVDIVINNAGIGIQANVGELPPDLLQRVFAVNFYGPLYLTQAALPQMRRQRSGVIVNVSSPVAEMAFPGIGGYAASKAALDSLSDTLRREEYRSRIGVITVYPGRIDTNFDRARIRVSGSKRVGRSPFSGSAEGVAQAILRGVERQRRVVYALHPIERVVCMIHGWLPRAFDPILGRVMSRRS; this is encoded by the coding sequence ATGTTGAGCGTTCAGGACAAAGTAACGATCATTACCGGCGCGTCGCGCGGGATTGGGCGGGCGACCGCGCGCGTGTTTGCGGCAGCCGGGGCCAGGGTGGTGCTCGCGGCGCGCTTCTCGACCGAGCTGAAGTCGCTGGCGGCAGAGCTGCGCGCTTCGGGCGCGCAGGTGCTCATGGTGCCGACCGATGTCGCGGATCGCGCGGCGGCGCATGCGCTGGTCGAGCGTGCGATTGCCGAGTGGGGCCGCGTCGATATTGTGATCAATAATGCCGGGATCGGCATTCAGGCCAATGTGGGCGAGCTACCGCCCGATCTGTTGCAGCGGGTCTTTGCCGTCAATTTCTACGGCCCGCTGTATCTGACGCAGGCAGCGCTGCCCCAGATGCGCCGCCAGCGCAGCGGCGTGATCGTCAACGTCTCGTCGCCGGTCGCGGAGATGGCCTTTCCCGGCATCGGCGGCTACGCGGCCTCGAAGGCGGCGCTGGATTCGCTGAGCGATACGCTGCGTCGCGAAGAGTACCGCAGCCGGATCGGGGTGATCACGGTCTATCCAGGCCGGATCGACACTAACTTCGACCGGGCGCGGATTCGCGTGAGCGGCTCGAAGCGCGTCGGTCGCTCGCCCTTCAGCGGCTCAGCCGAGGGCGTTGCCCAGGCGATCCTGCGGGGAGTGGAGCGCCAGCGCCGCGTGGTCTATGCGCTCCACCCGATCGAGCGCGTGGTCTGCATGATACATGGCTGGCTGCCGCGCGCCTTCGATCCGATCCTTGGACGAGTCATGTCGCGTCGATCGTAG
- a CDS encoding alpha/beta fold hydrolase — protein sequence MILITNIALGALWWLLAAEIAAALAGWQGLVIGGRRWLVLSAPLLGGLSWLLTGNTSTDWLAWGISAPPGLLLFALLALLRQRERRPETILAPGERHGRRIVELAIPIEGGPMPALLVEPAGGCSRAVLIVHGAGNHKMFYAWPLLHGLSDAGFAACAIDVDGHGDNPRVLDLPHVLDNVAAGVDWLRERYASVAVLGISQGGCIGARAVAEGVAADALILLEAPITVEVTKAVIRREMLTLALPATWALHRDVGTLGIVQGWRTKPTRARIGTVELIRRLDLLDSVARISCPLLLCYGGSDAVVPRSQAHAVAAAAPPGTTFALVPRATHLSLSIDGRVIRLVRDWLHAALEPTTERAQPPVLFDE from the coding sequence ATGATACTCATAACCAACATCGCGCTAGGGGCGCTCTGGTGGCTGCTCGCCGCTGAGATCGCCGCAGCGCTGGCGGGCTGGCAGGGATTGGTCATCGGCGGGCGGCGCTGGCTGGTGCTCAGCGCGCCGCTGCTCGGCGGCCTGAGCTGGCTGCTCACCGGCAACACGTCGACTGATTGGCTGGCCTGGGGCATATCCGCACCGCCGGGCCTGCTGCTCTTTGCGCTTCTGGCGCTGTTGCGGCAGCGCGAGCGACGACCGGAGACGATTCTGGCTCCCGGCGAGCGCCACGGACGGCGGATTGTGGAGCTGGCGATCCCGATCGAGGGCGGGCCAATGCCCGCGCTGCTGGTCGAGCCAGCGGGCGGCTGCTCACGAGCGGTGCTGATCGTGCATGGCGCTGGCAACCATAAAATGTTCTACGCCTGGCCGCTGCTGCACGGCCTGTCAGACGCCGGTTTCGCCGCCTGCGCGATCGATGTGGACGGCCACGGCGATAATCCCCGCGTGCTCGATCTGCCCCACGTGCTCGACAATGTGGCGGCGGGCGTGGACTGGCTGCGTGAGCGCTATGCCAGCGTGGCCGTGCTCGGCATCAGCCAGGGCGGCTGTATCGGGGCGCGCGCCGTTGCGGAGGGCGTCGCCGCCGACGCGCTGATCCTGCTAGAAGCGCCGATCACCGTCGAGGTGACAAAGGCGGTCATCCGGCGCGAGATGCTCACGCTCGCGCTGCCCGCCACCTGGGCGCTGCACCGTGATGTTGGGACGCTGGGGATCGTGCAGGGATGGCGCACCAAGCCAACGCGCGCCCGGATCGGCACCGTGGAGCTGATCCGGCGGCTGGATCTGCTCGATAGCGTCGCGCGGATCTCCTGTCCGCTGCTGCTCTGCTACGGCGGCAGCGATGCGGTCGTGCCGCGATCCCAGGCTCACGCCGTGGCCGCCGCCGCGCCGCCGGGGACCACCTTTGCGCTCGTGCCGCGCGCAACGCATCTCTCGCTGTCGATCGACGGGCGGGTTATTCGGCTGGTGCGCGATTGGCTCCATGCGGCGCTTGAGCCGACAACAGAAAGAGCACAGCCTCCTGTGCTCTTTGACGAATGA